A section of the Streptomyces sp. NBC_00178 genome encodes:
- a CDS encoding PaaI family thioesterase, with protein MGEHTAPTFPQEIIDEYAALGVDLPALFSAGHLGERMGVRIVEASAERVVGTMPVEGNTQPYGLLHGGASAVLAETLGSVGTMLHGGAAKIAVGVDLNCTHHRGARSGLVTGVATPVHRGRTTATYEIVITDEHDKRVCTARLTCLLRDAPRPDAG; from the coding sequence ATGGGCGAGCACACCGCACCCACGTTCCCCCAGGAGATCATCGACGAGTACGCGGCACTCGGCGTCGACCTCCCCGCCCTCTTCTCCGCCGGACACCTCGGCGAGCGCATGGGCGTCAGGATCGTCGAGGCGTCCGCCGAGCGCGTCGTGGGCACCATGCCCGTCGAAGGCAACACCCAGCCCTACGGACTCCTCCACGGCGGCGCGTCGGCCGTCCTCGCCGAGACCCTCGGCTCGGTCGGCACCATGCTCCACGGCGGCGCCGCCAAGATCGCCGTCGGCGTCGACCTGAACTGCACCCACCACCGCGGCGCCCGCAGCGGCCTCGTCACCGGAGTCGCCACCCCCGTCCACCGCGGCCGCACGACCGCGACGTACGAGATCGTCATCACCGACGAGCACGACAAGCGCGTCTGCACCGCCCGCCTCACCTGCCTGCTCCGCGACGCGCCGCGCCCCGACGCGGGCTGA